The Dermacentor albipictus isolate Rhodes 1998 colony chromosome 2, USDA_Dalb.pri_finalv2, whole genome shotgun sequence genome has a segment encoding these proteins:
- the LOC139055758 gene encoding uncharacterized protein — protein sequence MSAGRPPELADAEGTWPTYRVRLEAYFEAHSIVDPTKKRALLIASLTDSAVRVVQGRCQLKKVNELSYEEVVGYLEDHYAPEVNENAASYAFFMRSQQDGEAAQDFIADIRRLAEKCNFGTSLERMLRYRILCGVLDEDVRRHLLTRRKLTLEEAEDFAVSAQRAVEMPGA from the coding sequence ATGAGTGCTGGACGGCCACCGGAATTAGCCGATGCAGAAGGTACGTGGCCTACGTATCGCGTTCGCCTGGAGGCGTACTTTGAGGCTCATAGCATCGTGGACCCAACGAAGAAGCGAGCGCTGCTCATCGCTTCGCTCACGGACAGTGCAGTGCGTGTGGTGCAGGGCCGGTGTCAACTAAAAAAGGTGAATGAACTGAGCTATGAGGAAGTCGTCGGGTATCTGGAAGATCACTATGCTCCGGAGGTCAACGAGAACGCTGCAAGTTATGCTTTCTTCATGCGTTCGCAACAAGACGGGGAAGCTGCTCAGGACTTCATTGCGGACATTCGACGACTAGCTGAGAAGTGTAACTTTGGCacgtcattggagcgcatgttgaGGTATCGAATCCTTTGCGGAGTGCTGGATGAAGACGTTCGGCGCCATTTACTGACGCGACGGAAGCTCACCTTAGAAGAGGCTGAAGACTTTGCTGTCTCggcacagagagctgttgaaatgcCAGGAGCATGA
- the LOC135919503 gene encoding streptococcal hemagglutinin-like isoform X2 → MSHSPQSGKPSEAALSSRAAAPGNGGTRTPHKSASSSPAVTSPRSKANSPSRSSPPGSPSRSVSKAARPAVASPRSKANSPSRSVSKAARPAVTSPRSKANSPSRSVSKAARPAVTSPRSKANSPSRSSPPGSPSRAVGKFNAPSTGASTPAKRPEQPNAQAVAHVLPAASATSLHTATETTAGVETTEGRDTTAPTTGTTVGDSRTAASSGPPLTSASTLAQSVVRRAPERHTGSPGHRSPGHRSPEDRTAEPNVASAGQKSPKQVAAPSPPASWKFPLSPEHVCCLVVVILAAIITVVFAVVYFKSSQNSTAAALRAAPEFAGACADEDAIAGCRNVTLYMLDAMNPDARPCEDFYESVCGWWGAKNPDRRPFLEEHVTTFNHRVAAALANKATAHFENSSGERTESLETQMALFYTGCFMASTGQSETSNAAAVLEAIGIEIRKWDNVSTFAALLDLAVSTTLKSGLPSFVRIDFSANRTLHVDVGQSLASTFSRNSKKTRMFVAGALRDLGEESLPAWINSSTLLTIDHVVDYERSNGNDQTWSALKGPEELKYIAPEIDWRDALERGLPSRFRSEAQREMTVQIRAAGNIRNTVGRLRQQPLRQASLYSLLVLLAQVMKYAPSMEEHASRSVADTSVSSCLRLTAAKFDRFYPLWVARTFQRKDEVAGALAMFKDVTSTLRNDSRVNAGVVIDRSRLTNARLVLYDETGNASLPTVPLVATLGPHFLPNIAAVAAARVGEEETVPEDYWLPQLRGHVGYRADANFLVSSAYLSGSSVFAYFSMDRKTQTMTQYATLGTLILRSIFDSDAGYFPTWARGYINRCFAASASAVLGRPVDQTQAKKFMRTRWSAQLAWLLVTRRLAEEASHEEEAASAASHRVTRDAVDRKFGLDRLFFRLLCFVQCGEPDGREVCNDMARCDRRFAEAFHCDTGSAEWPGSCDCYGMNRCKTHFPVNWDAHPSVV, encoded by the exons ATGTCCCACTCGCCCCAAAGCGGCAAGCCTTCGGAAGCAGCGCTGTCCAGCAGAGCGGCTGCACCCGGAAATGGCGGAACCAGAACTCCGCACAAATCGGCCAGCAGCTCCCCGGCAGTGACATCGCCCAGAAGCAAAGCGAATAGCCCCAGCCGATCGTCTCCGCCCGGCAGCCCGAGCCGGTCGGTCAGCAAGGCAGCGAGGCCTGCGGTGGCATCGCCCAGAAGCAAAGCGAATAGCCCGAGCCGGTCGGTCAGTAAGGCAGCGAGGCCTGCGGTGACATCGCCCAGAAGCAAAGCGAATAGCCCGAGCCGGTCGGTCAGTAAGGCAGCGAGGCCTGCGGTGACATCGCCCAGAAGCAAAGCGAATAGCCCGAGCCGATCGTCTCCGCCCGGCAGCCCGAGCCG CGCTGTCGGGAAGTTCAACGCTCCCAGCACAGGCGCCTCGACCCCAGCGAAGCGGCCGGAACAACCCAATGCGCAGGCGGTGGCGCACGTCCTGCCCGCAGCGTCGGCCACGTCCCTCCACACGGCGACCGAGACCACGGCTGGAGTCGAGACCACCGAAGGGAGGGACACGACGGCCCCCACCACTGGAACCACCGTCGGGGATTCCCGAACGGCGGCCTCTTCTGGACCACCGCTCACTTCGGCGTCGA CTCTGGCGCAGTCCGTGGTACGTAGAGCGCCAGAACGCCACACGGGCTCGCCCGGCCACCGCTCGCCCGGCCACCGCTCGCCCGAGGACCGCACCGCAGAGCCGAACGTCGCCTCGGCTGGTCAGAAGTCGCCGAAGCAGGTGGCGGCACCGAGCCCGCCGGCGTCGTGGAAATTCCCGCTGTCACCCGAGCACGTGTGCTGCCTTGTCGTCGTGATTCTGGCAGCTATCATCACGGTGGTGTTCGCCGTCGTGTACTTTAAGAGCAGCCAGAACTCGACGGCCGCCGCTCTGAGGGCAGCGCCCGAGTTCGCCGGCGCCTGCGCTGACGAGGACGCCATTGCGGGATGCCGTAACGTTACCCT GTACATGCTGGACGCAATGAACCCCGACGCGCGACCGTGTGAAGACTTCTACGAGAGCGTGTGCGGATGGTGGGGAGCGAAGAATCCCGATAGGAGGCCTTTCCTGGAGGAGCACGTGACCACCTTCAACCATCGCGTCGCCGCCGCACTCGCGAACAAGGCGACTGCCCACTTCGAAAACTCTAGCGGCGAACGTACGGAGAGTCTCGAGACTCAAATGGCGCTGTTCTACACCGGTTGCTTCATGGCGTCCACCGGCCAAAGCGAGACGAGTAATGCCGCCGCCGTTCTCGAAGCGATAGGCATCGAGATCCGGAAGTGGGACAACGTCTCCACGTTCGCCGCTCTGCTCGATCTAGCGGTCAGCACGACCCTGAAGAGCGGTCTCCCGTCCTTCGTTCGCATCGATTTCTCGGCAAACCGGACACTCCACGTGGATGTGGGACAGTCGCTAGCGTCGACGTTTTCTCGGAACTCTAAAAAGACCAGAATGTTTGTAGCAGGTGCTCTCCGCGATCTCGGGGAAGAGTCCTTGCCAGCCTGGATCAACTCTTCGACGCTCTTAACTATCGACCATGTCGTTGATTACGAGCGATCCAACGGCAATGACCAGACGTGGTCGGCGCTCAAAGGTCCGGAGGAACTCAAGTACATCGCTCCGGAAATCGACTGGAGAGACGCCTTGGAACGAGGCCTGCCTTCTAGGTTCAGGAGTGAGGCTCAGCGCGAGATGACGGTGCAAATAAGAGCAGCGGGAAACATACGAAACACCGTTGGTCGTCTGAGGCAACAACCGCTACGACAAGCCAGCCTGTACTCTCTACTCGTCTTGCTTGCGCAG GTGATGAAGTACGCACCGTCCATGGAAGAGCACGCCTCGAGATCTGTGGCCGACACGAGTGTGTCGAGCTGTTTGCGACTCACAGCGGCCAAATTCGATCGGTTCTACCCGCTCTGGGTGGCGCGAACCTTCCAGAGaaaggacgaggtcgcgggagccCTGGCGATGTTCAAAGACGTGACGTCCACGCTTCGCAATGACAGTCGGGTCAACGCGGGTGTCGTGATCGACAGGAGCAGGCTGACCAATGCGCGACTCGTCCTGTACG ACGAAACAGGGAACGCCAGCCTGCCGACGGTGCCTCTGGTGGCGACTCTGGGCCCTCACTTCCTTCCCAACATCGCCGCTGTAGCAGCTGCGAGAGTGGGCGAGGAGGAAACGGTCCCGGAAGATTACTGGCTGCCACAGCTGCGAGGACACGTAGGCTACCGCGCAGACGCCAACTTTTTGGTCAGTTCGGCCTACCTGTCTGGAAGCAGCGTCTTCGCATATTTCTCCATGGACCGCAAGACTCAGACAA TGACACAATACGCAACTCTGGGCACGCTCATCCTGCGCTCCATTTTCGATTCCGACGCCGGGTACTTTCCAACGTGGGCTCGCGGTTACATCAACCGGTGCTTCGCCGCTTCGGCGTCGGCGGTGCTGGGTCGACCGGTGGACCAGACGCAGGCCAAGAAGTTCATGCGTACCCGCTGGTCAGCGCAGCTCGCCTGGCTGCTTGTGACTAGGCGGCTCGCCGAAGAAGCCAGCCACGAGGAGGAAGCTGCTTCCGCTGCGTCCCATAGAGTCACCAGGGACGCAGTCGACCGGAAGTTTGGTCTCGACAGGCTCTTCTTCCGCCTTCTGTGCTTTGTCCAGTGCGGCGAGCCGGACGGCAGGGAAGTGTGCAACGACATGGCCCGATGCGACCGGCGTTTTGCTGAGGCCTTCCATTGTGACACGGGTTCCGCAGAGTGGCCCGGCAGCTGCGACTGTTACGGCATGAACCGCTGCAAAACACACTTTCCAGTGAATTGGGACGCCCACCCGAGTGTGGTTTGA
- the LOC135919503 gene encoding streptococcal hemagglutinin-like isoform X1 yields the protein MSHSPQSGKPSEAALSSRAAAPGNGGTRTPHKSASSSPAVTSPRSKANSPSRSSPPGSPSRSVSKAARPAVASPRSKANSPSRSVSKAARPAVTSPRSKANSPSRSVSKAARPAVTSPRSKANSPSRSSPPGSPSRSVSKAARPAGQTTDAVGKFNAPSTGASTPAKRPEQPNAQAVAHVLPAASATSLHTATETTAGVETTEGRDTTAPTTGTTVGDSRTAASSGPPLTSASTLAQSVVRRAPERHTGSPGHRSPGHRSPEDRTAEPNVASAGQKSPKQVAAPSPPASWKFPLSPEHVCCLVVVILAAIITVVFAVVYFKSSQNSTAAALRAAPEFAGACADEDAIAGCRNVTLYMLDAMNPDARPCEDFYESVCGWWGAKNPDRRPFLEEHVTTFNHRVAAALANKATAHFENSSGERTESLETQMALFYTGCFMASTGQSETSNAAAVLEAIGIEIRKWDNVSTFAALLDLAVSTTLKSGLPSFVRIDFSANRTLHVDVGQSLASTFSRNSKKTRMFVAGALRDLGEESLPAWINSSTLLTIDHVVDYERSNGNDQTWSALKGPEELKYIAPEIDWRDALERGLPSRFRSEAQREMTVQIRAAGNIRNTVGRLRQQPLRQASLYSLLVLLAQVMKYAPSMEEHASRSVADTSVSSCLRLTAAKFDRFYPLWVARTFQRKDEVAGALAMFKDVTSTLRNDSRVNAGVVIDRSRLTNARLVLYDETGNASLPTVPLVATLGPHFLPNIAAVAAARVGEEETVPEDYWLPQLRGHVGYRADANFLVSSAYLSGSSVFAYFSMDRKTQTMTQYATLGTLILRSIFDSDAGYFPTWARGYINRCFAASASAVLGRPVDQTQAKKFMRTRWSAQLAWLLVTRRLAEEASHEEEAASAASHRVTRDAVDRKFGLDRLFFRLLCFVQCGEPDGREVCNDMARCDRRFAEAFHCDTGSAEWPGSCDCYGMNRCKTHFPVNWDAHPSVV from the exons ATGTCCCACTCGCCCCAAAGCGGCAAGCCTTCGGAAGCAGCGCTGTCCAGCAGAGCGGCTGCACCCGGAAATGGCGGAACCAGAACTCCGCACAAATCGGCCAGCAGCTCCCCGGCAGTGACATCGCCCAGAAGCAAAGCGAATAGCCCCAGCCGATCGTCTCCGCCCGGCAGCCCGAGCCGGTCGGTCAGCAAGGCAGCGAGGCCTGCGGTGGCATCGCCCAGAAGCAAAGCGAATAGCCCGAGCCGGTCGGTCAGTAAGGCAGCGAGGCCTGCGGTGACATCGCCCAGAAGCAAAGCGAATAGCCCGAGCCGGTCGGTCAGTAAGGCAGCGAGGCCTGCGGTGACATCGCCCAGAAGCAAAGCGAATAGCCCGAGCCGATCGTCTCCGCCCGGCAGCCCGAGCCGGTCGGTCAGCAAGGCAGCGAGGCCTGCGGGACAaaccacgga CGCTGTCGGGAAGTTCAACGCTCCCAGCACAGGCGCCTCGACCCCAGCGAAGCGGCCGGAACAACCCAATGCGCAGGCGGTGGCGCACGTCCTGCCCGCAGCGTCGGCCACGTCCCTCCACACGGCGACCGAGACCACGGCTGGAGTCGAGACCACCGAAGGGAGGGACACGACGGCCCCCACCACTGGAACCACCGTCGGGGATTCCCGAACGGCGGCCTCTTCTGGACCACCGCTCACTTCGGCGTCGA CTCTGGCGCAGTCCGTGGTACGTAGAGCGCCAGAACGCCACACGGGCTCGCCCGGCCACCGCTCGCCCGGCCACCGCTCGCCCGAGGACCGCACCGCAGAGCCGAACGTCGCCTCGGCTGGTCAGAAGTCGCCGAAGCAGGTGGCGGCACCGAGCCCGCCGGCGTCGTGGAAATTCCCGCTGTCACCCGAGCACGTGTGCTGCCTTGTCGTCGTGATTCTGGCAGCTATCATCACGGTGGTGTTCGCCGTCGTGTACTTTAAGAGCAGCCAGAACTCGACGGCCGCCGCTCTGAGGGCAGCGCCCGAGTTCGCCGGCGCCTGCGCTGACGAGGACGCCATTGCGGGATGCCGTAACGTTACCCT GTACATGCTGGACGCAATGAACCCCGACGCGCGACCGTGTGAAGACTTCTACGAGAGCGTGTGCGGATGGTGGGGAGCGAAGAATCCCGATAGGAGGCCTTTCCTGGAGGAGCACGTGACCACCTTCAACCATCGCGTCGCCGCCGCACTCGCGAACAAGGCGACTGCCCACTTCGAAAACTCTAGCGGCGAACGTACGGAGAGTCTCGAGACTCAAATGGCGCTGTTCTACACCGGTTGCTTCATGGCGTCCACCGGCCAAAGCGAGACGAGTAATGCCGCCGCCGTTCTCGAAGCGATAGGCATCGAGATCCGGAAGTGGGACAACGTCTCCACGTTCGCCGCTCTGCTCGATCTAGCGGTCAGCACGACCCTGAAGAGCGGTCTCCCGTCCTTCGTTCGCATCGATTTCTCGGCAAACCGGACACTCCACGTGGATGTGGGACAGTCGCTAGCGTCGACGTTTTCTCGGAACTCTAAAAAGACCAGAATGTTTGTAGCAGGTGCTCTCCGCGATCTCGGGGAAGAGTCCTTGCCAGCCTGGATCAACTCTTCGACGCTCTTAACTATCGACCATGTCGTTGATTACGAGCGATCCAACGGCAATGACCAGACGTGGTCGGCGCTCAAAGGTCCGGAGGAACTCAAGTACATCGCTCCGGAAATCGACTGGAGAGACGCCTTGGAACGAGGCCTGCCTTCTAGGTTCAGGAGTGAGGCTCAGCGCGAGATGACGGTGCAAATAAGAGCAGCGGGAAACATACGAAACACCGTTGGTCGTCTGAGGCAACAACCGCTACGACAAGCCAGCCTGTACTCTCTACTCGTCTTGCTTGCGCAG GTGATGAAGTACGCACCGTCCATGGAAGAGCACGCCTCGAGATCTGTGGCCGACACGAGTGTGTCGAGCTGTTTGCGACTCACAGCGGCCAAATTCGATCGGTTCTACCCGCTCTGGGTGGCGCGAACCTTCCAGAGaaaggacgaggtcgcgggagccCTGGCGATGTTCAAAGACGTGACGTCCACGCTTCGCAATGACAGTCGGGTCAACGCGGGTGTCGTGATCGACAGGAGCAGGCTGACCAATGCGCGACTCGTCCTGTACG ACGAAACAGGGAACGCCAGCCTGCCGACGGTGCCTCTGGTGGCGACTCTGGGCCCTCACTTCCTTCCCAACATCGCCGCTGTAGCAGCTGCGAGAGTGGGCGAGGAGGAAACGGTCCCGGAAGATTACTGGCTGCCACAGCTGCGAGGACACGTAGGCTACCGCGCAGACGCCAACTTTTTGGTCAGTTCGGCCTACCTGTCTGGAAGCAGCGTCTTCGCATATTTCTCCATGGACCGCAAGACTCAGACAA TGACACAATACGCAACTCTGGGCACGCTCATCCTGCGCTCCATTTTCGATTCCGACGCCGGGTACTTTCCAACGTGGGCTCGCGGTTACATCAACCGGTGCTTCGCCGCTTCGGCGTCGGCGGTGCTGGGTCGACCGGTGGACCAGACGCAGGCCAAGAAGTTCATGCGTACCCGCTGGTCAGCGCAGCTCGCCTGGCTGCTTGTGACTAGGCGGCTCGCCGAAGAAGCCAGCCACGAGGAGGAAGCTGCTTCCGCTGCGTCCCATAGAGTCACCAGGGACGCAGTCGACCGGAAGTTTGGTCTCGACAGGCTCTTCTTCCGCCTTCTGTGCTTTGTCCAGTGCGGCGAGCCGGACGGCAGGGAAGTGTGCAACGACATGGCCCGATGCGACCGGCGTTTTGCTGAGGCCTTCCATTGTGACACGGGTTCCGCAGAGTGGCCCGGCAGCTGCGACTGTTACGGCATGAACCGCTGCAAAACACACTTTCCAGTGAATTGGGACGCCCACCCGAGTGTGGTTTGA